A region of Plantactinospora sp. BC1 DNA encodes the following proteins:
- a CDS encoding glycoside hydrolase family 6 protein, with protein sequence MTMRRSGRVPARGRTALAVLAVPVLLAGALGSAGPAGATKPPHLMVNPYAGARVYVNPEWSARAAAEPGGGAIAGQPTAVWLDRIAAIEGTDGAMGLRDHLDAAVAQRADLVQVTLYNLPSRDCGRPLPQGELSIDELDRYRTEFVDPTVEILAAPHYAGLRIVVFVEPNSLPNLVVNTSPRHTATWACDQVLARGTYPDGIGYALSRLGALPNVYPYLDISHHGELGWPEDSGPMTALLHQAATSAGSTVANVHGFVANTANYSPLHEEWFQADDVVNGYPVYQSRWVDWNPFVDEVPYARHMRELLVGAGFSARASLLVDTSRNGWGGPNRPTGPAPATGDLNEYVDRSRIDRRTHITNWCNQAGSGLGERPAVDPEPGIDAYVWVKPPGESDGTGVSRDVGQPYEPMCDPNYNPPGGSFRITGALPGGPPFRQWFPAHFRQLLANAWPPL encoded by the coding sequence ATGACCATGCGCCGTTCCGGACGCGTACCCGCCCGGGGCCGTACGGCCCTCGCCGTCCTCGCCGTACCCGTCCTGCTCGCCGGGGCGCTCGGCAGCGCCGGTCCGGCCGGTGCCACCAAACCGCCGCACCTGATGGTCAACCCGTACGCCGGGGCCCGGGTGTACGTGAATCCCGAGTGGTCCGCCCGGGCCGCCGCCGAGCCCGGTGGCGGCGCGATCGCCGGCCAGCCGACCGCCGTCTGGCTGGACCGGATCGCCGCGATCGAGGGCACCGACGGAGCGATGGGGCTGCGCGACCACCTGGACGCCGCCGTGGCGCAGCGGGCCGACCTCGTCCAGGTGACCCTCTACAACCTGCCGTCCCGGGACTGCGGCCGGCCGCTGCCGCAGGGCGAACTCTCGATCGACGAACTCGACCGGTACCGGACGGAGTTCGTCGATCCGACCGTCGAGATCCTCGCCGCCCCCCACTACGCCGGGCTGCGGATCGTCGTCTTCGTCGAGCCGAACTCCCTGCCCAACCTGGTCGTCAACACCAGCCCTCGGCACACCGCCACCTGGGCCTGCGACCAGGTGCTGGCCCGGGGCACCTATCCGGACGGGATCGGGTACGCCCTGTCCCGGCTCGGCGCCCTGCCCAACGTCTACCCGTACCTGGACATCAGCCACCACGGCGAACTCGGCTGGCCGGAGGACTCCGGCCCGATGACGGCGCTGCTGCACCAGGCCGCGACCAGCGCGGGCAGCACGGTGGCGAACGTGCACGGCTTCGTCGCCAACACCGCCAACTACTCCCCGCTGCACGAGGAGTGGTTCCAGGCCGACGATGTCGTCAACGGCTACCCGGTGTACCAGTCGAGATGGGTCGACTGGAACCCGTTCGTCGACGAGGTGCCGTACGCCCGACACATGCGGGAACTGCTGGTCGGGGCGGGCTTCTCCGCGCGGGCGAGCCTGCTGGTCGACACCTCGCGCAACGGCTGGGGCGGCCCGAACCGGCCCACCGGACCGGCGCCGGCTACCGGCGACCTGAACGAGTACGTCGACCGGAGCCGGATCGACCGGCGAACCCACATCACGAACTGGTGCAACCAGGCTGGCTCGGGCCTCGGCGAGCGGCCCGCCGTCGACCCGGAGCCCGGCATCGACGCGTACGTCTGGGTCAAACCGCCCGGTGAGTCCGACGGCACCGGTGTCAGCCGGGACGTCGGCCAGCCGTACGAGCCGATGTGCGATCCCAACTACAACCCGCCGGGCGGCAGCTTCCGCATCACCGGGGCGCTGCCGGGCGGCCCGCCGTTCCGGCAGTGGTTCCCGGCGCACTTCCGGCAGTTGCTGGCCAACGCCTGGCCGCCGCTGTGA
- a CDS encoding glycoside hydrolase family 3 N-terminal domain-containing protein, with amino-acid sequence MKDARLSRRLLLAGVGSAALAAGTSGCGSGPARLAPTPSRPPGPARRDEAALRRKIASLLVVGFRGQQAAEAGWVRTAIRQGLGGVILFDRDLKTDTVRNISSPGQVTALVKALKQASPGRLIVSIDQEGGRVARLNPGNGFPATRSEAEIGRADSIPTTRAWAEGLVRSLTSIGVNLNYAPVVDLNLRPDSPAVGQLERSFSANPDVVVRNAAEEIRVHRAAGVRTSLKHFPGLGSATGNTDFTAVDVSDSWRETELEPFQKLIASGTADSVLVGHVLNRKLDPDRPASLSRAVVTDLLRGRLGWRGPVVSDDMQAVAVTSRFGRDEAVALALEAGVDLLVFGNQQEYDPNVVGHTLDTVVRLVRSGRLTEQRIDESVARVDTLRPKR; translated from the coding sequence GTGAAGGATGCCCGCCTCAGCCGTCGGCTGCTGCTCGCCGGGGTCGGCTCGGCCGCGCTGGCGGCGGGTACCTCCGGATGTGGCTCGGGCCCGGCCCGGCTCGCACCCACCCCGTCCCGGCCGCCCGGCCCGGCCCGGCGGGACGAGGCGGCACTCCGCCGCAAGATTGCGAGTCTGCTGGTGGTCGGCTTCCGGGGCCAGCAGGCGGCCGAGGCCGGCTGGGTGCGGACGGCGATCCGGCAGGGGCTCGGCGGCGTCATCCTCTTCGACCGCGACCTGAAGACCGACACCGTACGCAACATCAGCTCGCCGGGCCAGGTGACCGCGCTGGTGAAGGCCCTGAAGCAGGCGTCGCCCGGTCGGCTCATCGTCTCGATCGACCAGGAGGGCGGCCGGGTCGCCCGGCTCAACCCCGGCAACGGCTTCCCGGCCACCCGCTCGGAGGCCGAGATCGGCCGGGCCGACTCGATCCCGACCACCCGCGCCTGGGCGGAGGGGCTCGTCCGGAGTCTCACCTCGATCGGCGTCAACCTCAACTACGCGCCGGTGGTCGACCTGAACCTGCGACCGGACAGTCCCGCCGTCGGCCAGCTCGAACGCAGCTTCTCCGCCAACCCGGACGTGGTGGTGCGGAACGCGGCCGAGGAGATCCGGGTGCACCGGGCCGCCGGGGTACGCACCTCGCTCAAGCACTTTCCCGGGCTGGGCAGCGCGACCGGCAACACCGACTTCACCGCCGTCGACGTCAGCGACTCGTGGCGGGAGACCGAACTCGAACCGTTCCAGAAGCTGATCGCCTCCGGCACCGCCGACTCGGTGCTGGTCGGCCACGTACTCAACCGGAAGCTCGACCCGGACCGGCCGGCGTCGCTGTCCCGGGCGGTCGTCACCGACCTGCTGCGCGGCCGGCTCGGCTGGCGCGGCCCGGTGGTCAGCGACGACATGCAGGCCGTCGCGGTCACCAGCCGGTTCGGTCGGGACGAGGCCGTCGCGCTGGCCCTGGAGGCCGGCGTCGACCTGCTGGTCTTCGGCAACCAGCAGGAGTACGACCCGAACGTCGTCGGCCACACCCTCGACACCGTCGTCCGGCTGGTCCGCTCCGGGCGCCTCACCGAGCAGCGGATCGACGAGTCGGTCGCCCGGGTCGACACGCTCCGCCCGAAGCGCTGA
- a CDS encoding DMT family transporter: protein MKLSNPAAVLLCVGGMVLVGSSVSISQLVLDYPHLTGQAARYALAAAVLFALVRRFPGLLAGDTPPPGRPNRRELVVLTTLALTGMAGFNACILVALPHADPAMVGTFIGAAPLGLALLGPLTGGRRPAPRLVAAAGIVVAGTALVQGSGRADAIGIIASLGAFGGEIAFSLLAAAVLPRLGPVRVAAYSCGLAVPLLLLAAIPAGELARWRLPTPTEAAAFGYLAAMMTVIAFLAWFTGLRQLGVDRAGVLVGVMPIATLLTAAVQAGRLPDPGQTAGVLVAALGIAVGLRAGHRRRDRTPAESVAAPAG from the coding sequence GTGAAACTCTCCAACCCGGCCGCGGTGCTGCTCTGTGTCGGCGGGATGGTGCTGGTCGGCAGCTCCGTCTCGATCAGCCAACTGGTCCTCGACTATCCGCACCTCACCGGCCAGGCGGCCCGGTACGCGCTGGCCGCCGCCGTACTCTTCGCCCTGGTCCGCCGCTTTCCCGGCCTGCTGGCCGGCGACACGCCCCCGCCCGGCCGGCCGAACCGGCGCGAGCTGGTCGTGCTGACCACGCTCGCGCTGACCGGCATGGCCGGGTTCAACGCCTGCATCCTGGTCGCGCTGCCGCACGCCGACCCGGCCATGGTGGGCACCTTCATCGGCGCCGCACCGCTCGGGCTCGCCCTGCTCGGTCCGCTCACCGGCGGCCGCCGGCCGGCTCCCCGACTCGTCGCGGCGGCCGGAATCGTCGTCGCCGGTACCGCACTGGTGCAGGGCAGCGGCCGGGCGGACGCGATCGGCATCATCGCCTCGCTCGGGGCGTTCGGGGGCGAGATCGCCTTCTCGCTGCTCGCCGCGGCCGTACTCCCCCGGCTCGGGCCGGTACGCGTCGCGGCGTACAGCTGCGGGCTGGCCGTACCGCTGTTGCTGCTGGCGGCGATCCCGGCGGGTGAGTTGGCCCGATGGCGACTGCCCACTCCCACCGAGGCCGCCGCGTTCGGCTATCTGGCGGCGATGATGACCGTGATCGCCTTCCTCGCCTGGTTCACCGGGCTGCGCCAGCTCGGCGTGGACCGGGCCGGGGTACTCGTCGGGGTGATGCCGATCGCCACCCTGCTGACCGCCGCCGTCCAGGCCGGCCGGCTGCCGGATCCGGGCCAGACCGCCGGGGTGCTGGTGGCGGCGCTCGGCATCGCGGTCGGGCTGCGCGCGGGTCACCGGCGCCGCGACCGGACCCCGGCGGAGAGCGTCGCCGCACCGGCTGGCTAG